CTAGTCAAGGATACATCATAAAACTGAGCTGCTACTGTTGAGATTACAGTTGTGAAAGCACCTTGTATCAGTTCGGTATCGGCTTCCATGCACATCGCCGATATTCCAGTATCAAGACTAGGACACCACCGCCAGGCAACTATTAATGTTTTCAGTTTAGCACTCACTTCTGGAGGGACCGGCAAATGGCTTAGCTGCAATGTTAGGGTTCCGTTGCCTATTGTGCCGCGCACATCGTTAATTGCTAACGGCAGGTCAGGGGTGTTATCGGCTATAAAACGAAGTGGCACAGTGACCGCCACAGACAGTACTACGAGTAATAGTAGTATCAATAAAGATAAAACCTTAACAATTAAGCGCATATATATTTAGCACTAGCTAGGAGGCTGTGTTAATGTAAAGTAGGCAGTTGCCGACACATTGCCACTGCCTTGGTGGCTTAAATCAAAAGCGTGCAACAAGTGTCCGCTACGTATATTTTCCTCTAGCCACTTCATCACTTTTCGTCCTTCGGTGTCGTTAAATTTAATTTCTACGAGCTTGCCGCCTTCTTCTTCGTCTAGTATTGCCACCTCGGCGTTCAGTTTGTGTTTTTTAATACTTTGATCTATCTCAGTGCGCAATTTGTCAAGGCCTCCCATCACTAAATCAGCACCCAGGGCATTGCGTTTGAGTTCGGCAATGGTTGCTATTTGGCTACGCACCCAGCGGTAGTCATTAGTGGATTGCCGATAATCCATCTGCGCTTGCTGGTATTGGTTATAGAGTGGTTGGTATACCAGCATATAAAATACAACGCCGATTAAAAAAAGGAATAGTGCGACCAACAAGACTTTCTCACGCGGTTCTCTGTCGTTCCATAATTCCATTGGTAATAAAGACATGGTTCAGTATCCGGTTATATTCTCAGCCTGAGCGAGAGGCACCTTCGGTTAATTTGAATTGCATAAGGCGGCGACCTTCGGCAGTATCCGATAGCTGTTTGGACTCAACACTAAAGCCGGCTAGATTTTCAATCTTTTGCTTAAAGTCGTCACCAGTTTCGGCAAAACTAAGATTTAAAGTGAGCGTGCCACCGTTTAGTTCAAGTTTTTCCACTCGGCACAGTATACAGCTGGATAACAATTTATCCACTCGTAGTAGGATAGCCCAAGTATTTTCGCGTCGTTGTTGATTATAAGACCTGAGCTGTTCTATATACTGCGCCACTTGGGTGCGTAGATTGGCTGGATCGCCTCCCGGCAGTTGCAGTTGTTCTGCTAGTTGTTCGGTCTGACGGTTGGCATTGTCTTGGTATAGGTTATAGCGTTGTATGTCGGAGAACATCACGTATAGATGGGCAGCAAAGGCGACAACTGCTAAAGCTATTGCTACCCGCCAGGGCTTCAGATAAGCTGCGGCAGCATCGCTTGAACCGTATTCGCCTTGCAGTAGATTGATAGCATCGACAGGTGCACCGCGTGCCATCATTTCATCGAGCGACGCCGGCAAAGGCTTAGCATCTTTTTGCCATGCCTCAGGCAATGCTTTAGTGTTATCACTATATATATCAAGCATTGCTGAATGGGCGCACGCTGAGACTAATGCAGCAATCCACTCTACGCTTCCGGCGTTGCCAGAGTGATAGCTGTCGCGCATCAAGCATCTATCACTTTCGAACCATATCGTTATTTTCTCATCCGTATAAGGCAATGCATATAGTTCTGGTATCAGTTTGTGTGGTTTTAATTGCTCTGCTTGTGCTGCTTCCGTATAGTGGTGCATCAGTCTTTGAGACACCGCTATCACCGGCACCTGCTCAGTAGCGTTTTGATCATAAGCAAAATGGGTTTTTTCTATTGGTGCGATAAGCTGGTCTTCCAATGCGAAAGGTATAGTTTGCCGCCAAGATTTTTTGCTTTTGGTCGGCATAGTGGGCTGAAAAAAAGCAAGTTCATCCATCGCCAACCAGACGATTTCTTTACTTTTATGGGAGCTTGCGGGTATCTCTACAAGCTCTGAGCTTGGTGTTACTTTCCACATAGGTTTAATTATGATTAATCTATTAGCTAGTCATTGAGTGTCGTATCGGCGTGGTGACATTACCATCATTTCCATATTGCTATCTTACTATATCCATCGTAATTAGGCAGCTGCGTAAAACATTTACATGCGAACATATATGCGAACAGCTCTCACGAAATTAGCATTGCTAACTATGCTTTTCATCGTTGTAGCAATTATTCAAATTCATTTTTTCAGCCATAATTTCATAAGGATTGTAGCCTACATAATGTCGCTCAAGCACATACACCTTATAAGGGGACTCTAGAGCTTCGCGATAAAACAGGCTCTGCATTCGCGTCGTTGTTCGGCTTTGCCCTCGCCCTATGCTCAACTCTATATAAGTGGCAAAAAAACGACTCTGCACATCAAGATATGCCTTGTGCCACCAACGCTTCTCTTCGTCAGAGATATATTCTTTTAGCAAATTATCTATGGCTTTTCTATTGGGTAGAGGGGTTTCGCGTATATCACGATAAAGATCCTCGGCACTGGACGCGCTGATATAAGGTAGCGTAGTAAGCACTGCAAGTGGCGCAGTGTTGATGTTAATGCGTCGACGGTAAGGCGCATCGGTAGGTAAGGCAACGACATAGGTCAATATTCGGTCCATACCTAACTCAAAATCACTGTTGTCAGGCTGCCCGACACTTTTTAGTGGAAATTCTTGGAATGCGTTAATGAGGTATAACTCGTTGATTGAGGCAATCGGTCCATTGGCGGTACGATACGGAGGTTGGGCAAAACTATAGTCGGCACTCTCAGCCCCTTTGGAGCGATAATCGTCGTCGTCATCCAGCCAATCTTGTATATTATCTAAAAACTCGATCACTTCGGCATCACTTAAATCTAAGTCTTCCCTTAAATATAACTCTTTAAAGCGTTCGGCGTACCAATCTCCCACCTTTCGTGGATTTTCTCGGACATCAAAAAAATCGTTATCATTTTGTAGATTGGGTATCTTTAGTGACTCCGTGTCTAACAAGTTGTTGATATTGAGTATCGCTTGTAAATCGTAAATGCAGAGCTTAGTTTTTTTAAGGCCGATACTTTCAAATCTTCCGATTAACGGGGCTATTTTCTCTGCCAACTGCTCGGCGTCCGACCAGCTTTGCTGGGGGTGTTCGTACTCTTGCGCGTCTTCGTCGTTATCGCTGGATACATCATCGTCGGTAAAGCTATTCGTAGATGTCGTGTTTTCGTCGGCTAATGCAGCGTAGTAATCGTATCCTTGCTCACCTTGTTCCTGACGATCTTCCTCTAAAATGCCGGCTGCTATTTGCTCGAGAGAAAGGGCGAGCAAAACAGCTTGCTCCTTCTCTAAAACTCTAGCCATACGCGTGGTGTCTAGATTTTGACTATAAAGTAGCCACGACGCAGTTGCCGAAACCGCCGCCACCACTATCATCACGGTTATTAGTGCGATGCCCGAAGATTTATGATCAGGTGATAACATCTATGGCTAGTCGGCAAGCCGCCAAGGGTATTCTCCTAAACCTGGGAAACGCCTGCTAAAAGTACGCTCGTTATCGTTTTGGTCTCTGAGTACCAGTTCTACTTCTATGCCAGTGCCTTCATCGCCTTCGTCAGTCGGTAGCGACTCTAGATAAGCACGGCTATTTTGATCTTTTTCTCTCACCACGCTCCAGTAAGGCTGAATATCAAACGATACTACATTTTCTAACAAAACGCTAACCACCGGTTGGCTGTCTTGTGATCTATCCAAAACTGGCCACGACAAACGGTAGAGCCTATCTTCCTGCTGACAATAAGAAACACGATAAAGTCCGGAGCGGATGAGGCCACCTGGCTCGACTCCAGCGCGACTAAAAGAAACCTCACAATAATAGCTATCGTCGCGAGTGTATTCATTGGTTTCCTCTTGAAAAGCTGGCAGTCTCTCTTCGCCGAAGGCTGGTAGAATCGGGCGCCGTGTGACATTCAAAAAGTCGTCCAACAACAATGTCATAACCAACTGAATGTCGTTTAATGTAGCTGATTTTTCCTCTACATTTTGTTGCACCATCATAGAGGTTTGTAGACCCTGAAAAGTCATCGCCGAAATTACCGCAAAGATAGCCATCGCAATCAACACTTCTATCAATGTAAAGCCTGTTGATTTAGGCATTTTTTAGCAAGATATTATGCTTAACTCAGCAATTGCACGGGTTGTGTCGGGGTCGGCATTCGGCGCGTAGACCTCTACTGAGAAAAGCGGAGGAGAGCTGATGTCTGTTTGATCTATTACTGTACCATCGCTAATATCGCTGATAACCTCAACACTCTGCAACCAACGCCAGCGCACACCTGCTTGTTCTTCGTAGCCTTCCGATGATCCACTATTTTCGCATTGATTACCAGAATTACGATTATTATGTAGGCTAATAAGTGTATTCCAGGCGACCAAGTGTGCCATATAGCGTTCCTGTAAATAAGCTTGTGCCGATGAGTAGTTGGCAAGCCCATCCAAAGAAGCACCCAAAGCAATAGCCAACACGACCACTGAGATTAATACTTCAATCAAGGTGAAACCTTGGCGACGATGTCGTTTTCTCGGGTAATTGCTATGCATAACCACTCTCGGCAGGACTAACTAATAGTCCTTGGGTTCACCAAAGCGTACGCGTCCAGTTGCTGTCCAGCTTAAACTGAGATATTGCTCTCGGTCGTAGACTACCCGCATCGTCCCGCTAGGCTGCCACAGACCAGTGGGGTGAAACTGCACAAGCGGCCGCCAGCTCGGCTTTTTTTGCGTTGATTCGTCATCATCCAAGAGCAGTTCTTCTAGTTCTTCTTGTGCTTGAAGCTCAACATACTCGGAGACTGAGGAAAACTCGCTACCTTCGGCATCTTGAAACAAAAGTTTCCATCCGGCTTGCATTGCGACTCTGATATTTTCGCAACCACTCGGAAAGCAAGTACTGTTGCACTCCCAATCCCGGCGTTCTTCGTTTCGACAAAGCGGTTGCAAATAGCGCGCTTGCTGGTCCCACGCCATCGCATAGCGGCGACCGCTGAGGATCGCCTCGTCGGCCATTACATTCATCAGGCTAACCGTATTGCGCATGGATTCTTGCACGCGCCCGCGATCACCCACTGAGACCGATAGCACTCCTGCACCAATTATAATAGAAACAATCAGAACCACAGTAAGCAGTTCTATGAGCGTAAAACCCGATACGCTAGTACTCCGCTTATTGGTCGAGATTCCAGTTGCCAATATCCTGATCAAAGTCATTGCCACCATCCCGGCCATCTTTACCATAACTATAAATATCAAATTTAGAGGTGTTATTTACGCCCGGATTGCGGTATTGATAGTCGTTATTCCACGGGTCTTTCGGCACTTTGTCCAGATAGTTTCCGGATACCAGCTGCGATAAATCGGATGGGTAATCGAAGTTGTCCAGGCGATATAAATTAATGGCGTTGACCAAAGTGCGCACATCTTGCTTGGCGCGTACTTGGCGGGCGTGTTCCGGGCGTTCCATAATCGACGGAACCACCAGCGCTGCCAATACACCAAGTATAACTACCACCACCATAATTTCTATTAGAGTAAAACCTGCTTGCTTTGTTCTGCGTAGTCTATGTTTATTCATATCTCTCATATCAGTTGGTTCATTTGTATAATAGGCACGAGTACCGCCATCACAATAAGCAGCACCACACCACCCATCATTATAACCAACAAAGGTTCAAATAACTTCAATCCAGTGTCAATGACTGTCTTAAGTCTTTGGTCGTAATAGTCGGCTACCTTTAACAGCATTTTGTCTAACGCTCCGCTTGATTCGCCGCTGCTGACCATGTGAATTAAAAAAGGTGGAAAACGTTCGGCTTTGAGTAGTGCTTGATGCAAGCTATCGCCTTCACGGACGCGGTTTGCTACTTCATCCAAATCGCTTTTAAGGGCTAGATTGTCGACCCGCTCGGATGCGATGCGCAGAGAGTCCATCGCCGACACACCGCTACCTAGTAGCATACCTAGGCTACGTGCCCACCCCGACACATTGCCGACGACAAACCAGTAGCCTAAACGCGGCACTTTGAGTAAAAATCCATGCCATTTTTTCTTTTTTTCGAGATCTCGCAACATCAGCAAAAAAATGACCAAACTACCGGATGACAAAACAAAAAGGTAAAATCCGTAATTCTGCAACCAGTTGCTAATAGATAATAACGCAAGTGTTAACCCAGGAAGTTCCTGATTCATTTGACCGAAAACCCGAGTAACCTGTGGCACCACATAAACTAGCAACAAGATAATGACGGTGATGGCGACGGTCATCATAAGCAACGGATAGATCAACGCGGTCATCATCGATTGTTTGGCTTTGCCACTGTGTTCAACATCGTCGGCTAACCGTTCCAACACCTGCTCTAAATGGCCGGTCTCTTCGCCCGCCGAGATAGTCGCAATATAATCGGACGGGAAAGTCGCAGGAGCCTTCTCCAAAGCATGTGCCAACGAATGTCCTTCTGCAACCTGGCTTCTGATAGCACTTACCAAACGCTTAATCGTCACATTTTCGGCTTGCTCAGCCATCAATCTTAAGCTTTGTTCAAGCGGCATACCCGACCCCACTAAAGTAGCCAGTTGGCGGGTGAGTAACATCAGGTTGTTGCCTTTTAGTTTGCTCTTGAACTGAAATAATGTACGACCCACGCTAACTGGGCTCAGTTCTAGAGGCATTAAACCGCGTTCGCGCAACTGCTGGCGAAGATGTTTCTCCGATTCGGCTTCTAATACATCTTTGCGTATTTTTCCCGACTTGTCATAGGCTTTGTAATTGTATGCTTGCATAAGCATAGTATATACCATAGACCATTGTTTACTTTATCATTGTATGGTGCTGTGTCGTGCCGGGTTAATTAGAGGATGAAGCGGCAACAAGTTATTGTAAATAGGCGTTAAACTCTCCTCAAGATTTGTTGTTATCAGTAAGTATTCGGATGATATTATCTGACGCTACGGTTTAACTAGACGAGCAAAAGCAGCGCTAGTTTAGCTTCGCCCGTTGTCCGCCGATGACAATAGCAAAGCAAGTGTAGTGGTTAACTGCAGTGTAGATATAGTTGTGGGCACGACGAACAAGATAGTGGACGATATCGATCGCAAACTAAGGTTTTGGCAACTAAGCTTTAAGTCTGCTCTTGATACGCTTGCAAGGACTAGATGCTTTATTTTTGGCCTCTATGCATAACCTAGTGGTATATACCAATTCGCAAATAGCTAAATTTCTGCCTAAAACTTTTCATTACTTGTCGGCCAGTAATAGAAAAAGGAAATGGGCCCGGCAGGATTCGAACCTGCGACCTAAGGATTATGAGTCCCCCGCTCTGACCGACTGAGCTACAGGCCCCCAGATTATTTTAATCGGAGTCTAGGAAACTGCGAAGTAACGATGCGCGCGACGGCTGGCGTAGTTTTTTGAGTGCCTTCGCTTCTATTTGGCGGATTCTCTCGCGCGTGACATCAAACTGTTTACCTACTTCTTCTAAGGTATGATCGGTATTCATATCAATCCCAAAGCGCATTCTCAAAACTTGTGCTTCTCTAGGAGTAAGAGATGTCAACAAATCCTGCATCGCACTTTTTAACGCTTCACTATATGCGTTTTCATCCGGCAGTTTTATATTTTCATCATTGATGAATTGTTCCAGTTGCGAGTCGCTGTCATCACCCACTGGCGTTTCTAGAGAGATCGGTTCTTTGGTTACCTTAATGACTTTGCGTATTTTTTCTTCCGGCATATTCAGATAGTCGGCAAGTTCTTTAGGCTTAGGTTCTCGTCCGAGTTCTTGAACAAGTTTTCTGGTTGTACGATTAAATTTATTGATTGTTTCTATCATGTGCACTGGGATACGTATAGTGCGCGCTTGATCGGCAATCGAACGCGTAATTGCCTGACGAATCCACCAAGTTGCATAAGTCGAGAATTTATAACCGCGACGATATTCAAATTTATCAACTGCTTTCATTAATCCGATATTTCCTTCTTGAATCAAATCCAAGAATTGCAACCCTCGATTGGTATATTTCTTGGCGATTGATATCACCAAGCGTAGATTTGCTTCGATCATTTCTCTTTTGGCTCGTCGGGCTTTGGTTTCAGCAGACTTCACCGCGACACTAATTTTTTTAATTTCGGTGATCGACAGCCCAGTTTCCTTCTCTATTTGAGTCAGTTTGTTTTGTTCTCTGCTCATTGCATCTTTATAGGGGCGTAGTGCATTGCTGTACTTGGAGCGCA
The genomic region above belongs to Chromatiales bacterium and contains:
- a CDS encoding type II secretion system protein M produces the protein MSLLPMELWNDREPREKVLLVALFLFLIGVVFYMLVYQPLYNQYQQAQMDYRQSTNDYRWVRSQIATIAELKRNALGADLVMGGLDKLRTEIDQSIKKHKLNAEVAILDEEEGGKLVEIKFNDTEGRKVMKWLEENIRSGHLLHAFDLSHQGSGNVSATAYFTLTQPPS
- a CDS encoding general secretion pathway protein GspK, which codes for MLSPDHKSSGIALITVMIVVAAVSATASWLLYSQNLDTTRMARVLEKEQAVLLALSLEQIAAGILEEDRQEQGEQGYDYYAALADENTTSTNSFTDDDVSSDNDEDAQEYEHPQQSWSDAEQLAEKIAPLIGRFESIGLKKTKLCIYDLQAILNINNLLDTESLKIPNLQNDNDFFDVRENPRKVGDWYAERFKELYLREDLDLSDAEVIEFLDNIQDWLDDDDDYRSKGAESADYSFAQPPYRTANGPIASINELYLINAFQEFPLKSVGQPDNSDFELGMDRILTYVVALPTDAPYRRRININTAPLAVLTTLPYISASSAEDLYRDIRETPLPNRKAIDNLLKEYISDEEKRWWHKAYLDVQSRFFATYIELSIGRGQSRTTTRMQSLFYREALESPYKVYVLERHYVGYNPYEIMAEKMNLNNCYNDEKHS
- the gspJ gene encoding type II secretion system minor pseudopilin GspJ, whose translation is MPKSTGFTLIEVLIAMAIFAVISAMTFQGLQTSMMVQQNVEEKSATLNDIQLVMTLLLDDFLNVTRRPILPAFGEERLPAFQEETNEYTRDDSYYCEVSFSRAGVEPGGLIRSGLYRVSYCQQEDRLYRLSWPVLDRSQDSQPVVSVLLENVVSFDIQPYWSVVREKDQNSRAYLESLPTDEGDEGTGIEVELVLRDQNDNERTFSRRFPGLGEYPWRLAD
- the gspI gene encoding type II secretion system minor pseudopilin GspI, whose amino-acid sequence is MHSNYPRKRHRRQGFTLIEVLISVVVLAIALGASLDGLANYSSAQAYLQERYMAHLVAWNTLISLHNNRNSGNQCENSGSSEGYEEQAGVRWRWLQSVEVISDISDGTVIDQTDISSPPLFSVEVYAPNADPDTTRAIAELSIISC
- a CDS encoding type II secretion system protein, with amino-acid sequence MTLIRILATGISTNKRSTSVSGFTLIELLTVVLIVSIIIGAGVLSVSVGDRGRVQESMRNTVSLMNVMADEAILSGRRYAMAWDQQARYLQPLCRNEERRDWECNSTCFPSGCENIRVAMQAGWKLLFQDAEGSEFSSVSEYVELQAQEELEELLLDDDESTQKKPSWRPLVQFHPTGLWQPSGTMRVVYDREQYLSLSWTATGRVRFGEPKDY
- a CDS encoding type II secretion system protein GspG, whose amino-acid sequence is MNKHRLRRTKQAGFTLIEIMVVVVILGVLAALVVPSIMERPEHARQVRAKQDVRTLVNAINLYRLDNFDYPSDLSQLVSGNYLDKVPKDPWNNDYQYRNPGVNNTSKFDIYSYGKDGRDGGNDFDQDIGNWNLDQ
- the gspF gene encoding type II secretion system inner membrane protein GspF; the encoded protein is MQAYNYKAYDKSGKIRKDVLEAESEKHLRQQLRERGLMPLELSPVSVGRTLFQFKSKLKGNNLMLLTRQLATLVGSGMPLEQSLRLMAEQAENVTIKRLVSAIRSQVAEGHSLAHALEKAPATFPSDYIATISAGEETGHLEQVLERLADDVEHSGKAKQSMMTALIYPLLMMTVAITVIILLLVYVVPQVTRVFGQMNQELPGLTLALLSISNWLQNYGFYLFVLSSGSLVIFLLMLRDLEKKKKWHGFLLKVPRLGYWFVVGNVSGWARSLGMLLGSGVSAMDSLRIASERVDNLALKSDLDEVANRVREGDSLHQALLKAERFPPFLIHMVSSGESSGALDKMLLKVADYYDQRLKTVIDTGLKLFEPLLVIMMGGVVLLIVMAVLVPIIQMNQLI